One Phaseolus vulgaris cultivar G19833 chromosome 2, P. vulgaris v2.0, whole genome shotgun sequence DNA window includes the following coding sequences:
- the LOC137809538 gene encoding uncharacterized protein, protein MDAINNLLNIALPPLSLIFLSILMLPWLIFKQLVHVRKSLNKENVASKVVLITGAASGIGEEIAYEYARRGAKLSLVDIRKEKLEAVSDKARSLGSPDVTIIGADVSKVQDCKRLVDETINYFGRLDHLVNNTGISGKPTRVENLRHVSDCAAVMDVNFWGAVNVTLYAIPHLKINKGKIIVTASVCGWFPVPLISIYNASKAAIISFFETLRMEAGSAIGITIATPGLIKTDLSRAAKSDFKLFAIQVAMERVPMASASECAKAIVESACRGDMYVTYPSWYRVLFPWKLLHPQFVDWFCNLVNRPYPKKSAMKTNLKMPEHKTEYNLDLKVWICGNFKLTAMDAINNLLNLALPPLSLIFLSILMLPWLIFKQLVHVRKSLSKENVASKVVLITGAASGIGEEIAYEYARRGAKLSLVDIRKEKLEAVGDKARSLGSPDVAIIGADVSKVQDCKLFVHETINYFGRLDHLVNNAGIGGKSVRVENLRHVSDCAAVMDVNFWGAVNATLYATPHLKINKGRIIVIASVSGWFPMPLISIYNASKAAIISFFETLRMEVGCTIAITIATPGLINTHLTRALKLDKVALGKVPLGSANECAKAIVESACRGDMYVTYPSWYKVLFPWKLLHPQFVDWACNLASGPYPKKSPIKPNLKMPEHKAE, encoded by the exons ATGGATGCAATTAACAACCTACTCAACATTGCATTGCCTCCACTTTCCCTCATATTCCTCTCCATTTTAATGCTACCTTGGCTCATATTCAAGCAGCTTGTTCATGTAAGAAAATCACTAAACAAGGAAAACGTGGCAAGCAAAGTTGTATTAATCACCGGAGCAGCCTCAGGAATTGGCGAG GAAATAGCGTATGAATATGCAAGGCGAGGAGCAAAGCTTTCCCTGGTTGACATCAGAAAGGAGAAGCTCGAGGCAGTGAGTGATAAGGCACGATCTCTGGGTTCTCCTGATGTTACCATCATTGGTGCTGATGTATCCAAGGTTCAAGACTGCAAACGCTTGGTTGATGAAACTATCAACTACTTTGGAAGAC TGGATCATCTGGTAAATAATACGGGAATCAGCGGTAAGCCTACGAGGGTGGAGAATTTGCGTCATGTTTCCGACTGTGCTGCAGTTATG GATGTAAATTTTTGGGGAGCAGTTAATGTGACGTTATATGCGATCCCACATCTGAAAATTAACAAAGGGAAGATCATAGTGACTGCTTCAGTTTGCGGATGGTTTCCAGTACCACTGATAAGTATCTATAAT GCTAGCAAAGCAGCAATAATAAGCTTCTTTGAGACTCTGAGAATGGAAGCTGGTTCTGCTATCGGCATAACAATTGCCACGCCGGGTCTTATCAAGACGGACCTTAGTAGGGCAGCGAAATCTGACTTCAAG TTGTTTGCAATTCAGGTTGCTATGGAAAGAGTTCCAATGGCGTCAGCTAGTGAGTGTGCTAAAGCCATAGTTGAGAGTGCATGCAGGGGAGACATGTATGTTACATATCCATCCTGGTACAGAGTGTTGTTTCCATGGAAGCTGCTTCATCCTCAATTCGTAGATTGGTTCTGCAACTTAGTCAATAGGCCTTATCCGAAGAAATCTGCCATGAAAACCAATCTCAAGATGCCAGAGCATAAGACAGAATA CAACCTTGATTTGAAGGTTTGGATATGCGGGAATTTCAAACTCACAGCCATGGATGCAATTAACAACCTACTCAACCTTGCATTGCCTCCACTTTCCCTAATATTCCTCTCCATTTTAATGCTACCTTGGCTCATATTCAAGCAGCTTGTTCATGTAAGAAAATCACTAAGCAAGGAAAACGTGGCAAGCAAAGTTGTATTAATCACCGGAGCAGCCTCAGGAATTGGCGAG GAAATAGCGTATGAATATGCAAGGCGAGGAGCAAAGCTTTCCCTGGTTGACATAAGAAAGGAAAAGCTTGAGGCAGTGGGTGATAAGGCACGATCTCTGGGTTCTCCTGATGTTGCCATCATTGGTGCTGATGTATCCAAGGTTCAAGACTGCAAACTCTTTGTTCATGAAACTATCAACTACTTTGGAAGAC TGGATCATCTGGTAAATAATGCGGGAATCGGCGGTAAGTCTGTGAGGGTGGAGAATTTGCGTCATGTTTCCGACTGTGCTGCAGTTATG GATGTAAACTTTTGGGGAGCAGTTAATGCGACATTATATGCTACCCCACATCTGAAAATTAATAAAGGAAGGATTATAGTGATTGCTTCAGTTTCCGGATGGTTTCCAATGCCACTGATAAGTATCTATAAT GCTAGCAAAGCAGCGATAATAAGTTTCTTTGAGACTCTGAGAATGGAAGTTGGTTGTACTATCGCCATAACAATTGCCACGCCGGGTCTTATCAATACACACCTTACGAGGGCCCTGAAATTGGACAAG GTTGCTTTGGGAAAAGTTCCACTGGGGTCAGCTAATGAGTGTGCTAAAGCCATAGTTGAAAGTGCATGCAGGGGAGATATGTATGTTACATATCCATCCTGGTACAAAGTGTTGTTTCCTTGGAAGCTGCTTCATCCTCAATTCGTAGATTGGGCCTGCAACTTAGCCTCTGGGCCTTATCCCAAGAAATCTCCCATCAAACCCAATCTCAAGATGCCAGAGCATAAGGCAGAATAA
- the LOC137812594 gene encoding 11-beta-hydroxysteroid dehydrogenase A-like gives MAFIHAMLNILVPPLSLAILLLILPPYLLFKILRFIVRSIFRENVAGKVILITGASSGIGEHLAYEYAKRGARLALVARRENRIKEVAGNAKLLGSPDVITIPADVSRPQDCQRFVESTINHFGRLDHLVNNAGIVALSLFEDTTDITKFAPAMDINFWGSAYGTYFSIPHLRQSKGKIVAVASCNGWLPVPRMSIYNASKAAVISLYETLRTELGRDIGITIVTPGLIDSEMSQGKILSKDGRMVFDQQIRDMEGSGMPIKSVTEAAKAIVNSVCRGDSYLTEPAWFTTTFYWQIFCPEVLEFLNRWSLTSESSEEEPASKKVLDLAFLKKYMHPKSVRSPNIKPN, from the exons ATGGCTTTCATTCATGCAATGTTGAACATTCTGGTTCCCCCTCTAAGCCTTGCTATTTTGCTGCTCATTTTACCACCATATCTGCTATTCAAGATTCTCCGCTTCATCGTAAGATCAATTTTTAGAGAGAACGTAGCAGGAAAAGTGATACTTATCACTGGAGCATCGTCGGGCATAGGCGAG CACCTAGCATATGAGTATGCTAAAAGAGGGGCGCGTCTAGCACTTGTTGCCAGAAGAGAAAATCGAATCAAGGAGGTTGCTGGCAATGCCAAATTGCTTGGATCCCCTGATGTCATCACCATCCCTGCTGATGTTTCAAGACCCCAAGATTGCCAACGATTCGTTGAATCAACAATCAACCACTTTGGACGAT TGGATCATTTGGTGAACAATGCCGGAATAGTTGCTCTCAGCTTGTTTGAGGACACCACTGATATCACTAAATTTGCACCCGCAATG GACATTAACTTCTGGGGTTCTGCATATGGCACTTACTTTTCAATCCCCCACTTAAGACAAAGCAAAGGCAAGATCGTAGCAGTAGCTTCTTGTAATGGATGGTTGCCTGTTCCGAGGATGAGTATCTACAAT GCCAGCAAAGCAGCAGTGATCAGCTTATATGAGACTCTGAGAACTGAATTGGGAAGAGACATAGGAATAACTATAGTCACTCCAGGGCTGATCGACTCAGAAATGTCGCAAGGGAAGATCCTATCCAAGGATGGCAGGATGGTTTTTGATCAACAAATAAGAGAT ATGGAAGGTAGTGGGATGCCCATAAAATCAGTGACAGAAGCTGCCAAAGCAATTGTGAATAGCGTTTGCCGGGGGGACTCGTACTTGACCGAACCAGCTTGGTTTACGACAACGTTCTATTGGCAGATATTTTGCCCTGAAGTGTTAGAGTTTCTTAACCGCTGGTCACTAACTTCGGAGTCTTCCGAGGAAGAACCAGCTAGCAAGAAGGTCCTTGATCTTGCATTCTTAAAGAAATATATGCATCCCAAGTCAGTGAGAAGTCCCAATATCAAACCCAACTAA
- the LOC137809812 gene encoding uncharacterized protein — translation MDLTQIKKIEAMNRYKRHQFLNNLYVYFVSALTCSVFCFVSFCMPYLSSLLRVFFLVHISSLIPVLLSSKLLFIIGNLIIFFLVVNSRILSSDPSSTPVVYYDEYIQSSQTTKPHLTTVGVNQSKTLEKHVGEILDMNSVDLKCKGWVEKSTETFKEVNNLEEDEQSLIPSCSDELNKRADDFIARVNRQRRLELSLLNYAAAL, via the coding sequence ATGGATCTCACACAGATCAAGAAAATTGAAGCCATGAACAGGTACAAGAGGCACCAGTTCCTGAACAATTTGTATGTCTATTTTGTGAGTGCCTTAACTTGCAGTGTCTTCTGTTTTGTCTCCTTCTGCATGCCCTATCTTTCTTCTCTTCTGCGGGTCTTTTTCTTGGTCCACATCTCAAGTTTAATACCAGTTTTGTTGAGCTCAAAGCTCTTATTCATCATAGGCAATCTTATCATTTTTTTCCTTGTGGTCAACTCAAGAATCCTTTCCTCGGATCCCTCTTCAACTCCTGTTGTTTACTATGATGAGTACATTCAGAGCAGTCAAACCACAAAACCTCATCTTACAACTGTTGGGGTCAACCAAAGTAAAACTTTGGAGAAACATGTTGGGGAAATTTTGGACATGAACAGTGTAGACTTAAAGTGCAAAGGGTGGGTTGAGAAAAGCACTGAAACATTCAAAGAAGTGAACAACttggaagaagatgaacagagtTTGATCCCTTCATGTTCAGATGAATTGAACAAAAGGGCTGATGATTTTATTGCAAGAGTCAACAGGCAGAGAAGGCTTGAACTTAGCCTTCTCAATTATGCTGCTGCTCTATAG
- the LOC137812592 gene encoding recQ-mediated genome instability protein 1, with amino-acid sequence MPVRRLRLDSDTDEEEQDQLQPQSLPRPQPQPQPHFPAVPVEISDDDDFIDVAESFSPPSPSCPVTDFLQRLGLSLKRDWLASCLRQLQASVTSFEHLDVATKAKSCFEQCLFADMNSCGAGILPPNVDSMHLRVLPGPYVLQVDEIVNITCPLRGRYEQAPPGPKRCLKLSMTDGVQRVFGMEYRPIKALEVCASSGLKVAISNVHVRRGLLMLVPETIEILGGLVEELDAARKRLVEEINKPPRGKRNKNGELPPLATRATLAAWPSGGVDNRACNGSTLHSTVSSQENNQGAGPSIPGTVNSLTTEDTLSMGAQSAASNSIPYTSSNSDAMNVDTPRDTNPVSRVSPMANQLSSVISKAKEMHIDAANTREYSIDHQSSNMDSDVAASHIDTVNITRESSITIEYSPVVENVETDTDRTPVVTDTTHLQRTSSTALNTSDVRMVDASDHPLILSGDQEVPFTYIASLSAKWAKMKEEAPSVQGKIKCFLTGVKGFQYKKRTTYELQAYVDDGSLISEILVDHNVVEKGIGYSPKEVTAALSSPDTKIVHQMKDTMRKFQAFLANFEGIILVEFNKKSPLPLALEMSQGCPQSDAWLLLRRLKSLHSPQVQNPMDPIELSP; translated from the exons ATGCCCGTACGCCGTCTCAGACTCGATTCCGACACCGACGAAGAAGAACAAGACCAACTCCAACCCCAATCCCTACCACGACCACAGCCACAGCCACAGCCACATTTTCCGGCGGTTCCTGTGGAAATCTCCGACGACGACGACTTCATCGACGTCGCCGAAAGCTTCTCTCCGCCCTCCCCTTCATGTCCAGTCACCGACTTCCTCCAACGCCTAGGACTTTCCCTCAAGAGAGACTGGCTCGCCTCCTGTCTCCGCCAACTCCAAGCCTCCGTTACGTCCTTCGAACACCTCGACGTTGCCACCAAAGCCAAAAGTTGTTTCGAGCAGTGCCTCTTCGCCGACATGAATTCATGCGGCGCCGGCATTCTCCCTCCCAACGTCGATTCCATGCACCTTCGCGTTCTCCCTGGTCCCTACGTTTTGCAG GTTGATGAAATAGTTAATATCACTTGTCCTCTGCGAGGAAGATATGAACAAGCACCTCCTGGACCTAAGAGGTGCCTCAAGTTGTCAATGACTGATGGTGTTCAGAGAGTCTTTGGAATGGAGTATAGGCCTATCAAAGCTCTTGAAGTCTGTGCCTCTTCTGGTTTAAAG GTTGCTATTTCTAATGTACATGTGCGTCGTGGACTTCTAATGCTGGTCCCTGAAACCATTGAAATTTTGGGGGGATTGGTTGAGGAGCTGGATGCTGCTCGAAAACGACTGGTAGAAGAAATAAACAAGCCACCTAGGGGGAAAAG AAACAAAAATGGAGAGCTCCCTCCTTTAGCAACTAGAGCAACACTTGCTGCATGGCCTTCAGGTGGAGTTGATAATCGTGCATGCAATGGATCCACGCTGCACAGTACTGTTTCTTCCCAAGAAAACAACCAAG GTGCTGGCCCGAGCATACCTGGCACTGTTAACAGCTTAACAACTGAAGATACTTTGTCCATGGGTGCACAAAGTGCTGCTTCTAATTCAATACCCTACACGTCTTCAAATTCCGATGCCATGAATGTGGATACTCCTAGGGATACCAATCCTGTTTCCCGTGTTAGTCCTATGGCTAACCAGCTCTCTTCTGTAATCTCAAAGGCCAAGGAGATGCACATAGATGCCGCTAATACCAGGGAATATTCTATTGACCATCAGTCTTCTAACATGGATTCAGATGTTGCAGCGTCACATATTGACACGGTTAATATAACACGAGAAAGTTCTATAACTATTGAGTACTCTCCTGTGGTTGAAAATGTTGAGACAGATACGGATAGAACTCCTGTTGTTACAGATACTACTCATCTGCAAAGAACCTCATCCACTGCTTTAAACACTAGCGATGTCCGGATGGTTGATGCCAGTGACCATCCACTCATACTGTCTGGAGACCAAGAGGTTCCTTTCACATATATAGCTAGTTTGTCAGCCAAGTGGGCTAAAATGAAGGAGGAAGCTCCTTCTGTTCAGGGTAAAATCAAG TGCTTTTTGACAGGTGTAAAAGGATTCCAGTATAAGAAAAGGACAACATACGAGCTTCAGGCATATGTAGACGATGGTAGCCTTATTTCTGAAATCCTCGTCGATCATAAT GTTGTAGAGAAAGGAATTGGTTATTCTCCTAAAGAAGTAACTGCGGCTCTTTCTTCTCCTGACACGAAAATTGTCCACCAAATGAAGGATACAATGCGTAAATTTCAAGCTTTTTTAGCAAACTTTGAG GGAATAATTCTTGTGGAATTCAATAAAAAATCTCCCCTTCCACTTGCCCTAGAAATGAGTCAAGGCTGTCCTCAGTCTGATGCATGGTTACTTCTGAGAAGGCTGAAGTCTCTTCACTCTCCACAAGTTCAAAACCCTATGGATCCAATTGAATTATCCCCGTAA